TACACCAGGATAGGATTGATATACCTAgggaaatttaatgaaaataaaataaaaatgttaaatgtatttagatatataaaacccaagaattttgttgaatttggaaattatatcacaatatttttaaaacatagacAATTAACTGTAAttcaatttagtattttgttaattaatgtgtgataattatttaataattataatagataatattaattttatagttaaatgatATGAGAGGATTTGGTTAGTTAATGTAATTCAATCTAAAATCActattaataatgttgttaGATATCTATGATatcttcttaaaaatatttgtcttcAACAAAAAGAATAGTTGTGTAACAGAAGttcaaaaactcaaaaaataaaaattataaaatatcaataacattttcataGTCCCAATTCTGCTACAATTTCAAGTATACCATGCAAATATGCAATGatgatttataactattattattacactcaaGTTCACTAAGCTTATGTAGTGATCTAACTAATTACTGACAAAATAAtgaggtataataaatattttggttaataacaaaaacatgtatattaaaatttgaaaaaacattGAGAAAGACTAAAGAAATTAAGAATTACTTATAActtcaacatttaaaacaaattatgaaattattacctacttatttttttaagttatatcaaaattatagataaagaaTCAAAtagtcattataaaaattttaacagtgcatactattttttcagggctttggaaaaaaatatatctaaatttgaaaaattgaaaaatgattaatgataaataaaataaaaacttttatataatcaaagagtttttctttttattatataaatttggacttttaactataataaaaattataacagacCCTATGATTATTGCCTACATAAAACAgtcaaatatcaaatataaacaaacaatttataagtatgtTCTCTCAAAGtagtaactatattttattatattatgtaaattgggAAATAAGCCCATATTTTCTAActtatgacattttattaataaaatcacattAGATACATTATCCTTAGatctatttatttactgtataataataatattgtattataatatttgtaaattaaataacattacacctaaaatattttttgtgttttagaaTTTGCCATTTGATGTGTTCAGCAAGTACAAATTTACTCTTTACACAGCACTTTTCTTTAGCTCCGGTTTTGGTCTTCCATTCTTAATGGTCAGATACGTCAGGAAGAGGAGTGGATAAATAATTgtcatcaattttttatggtaatgaaatattttctattatattctttaaagtcaatattattattattttttttttttagtaaaaaacaatcattCCAAAAAGCATTCaattacacataattattatgaaacatttttttttaaactttaagcaCAATgttcaatttgtatttttctgttacattcaataaataaacttcaaaattatataatttggtattttaatttaataaaaccatgaaggcaaaatttttttttgatcagaatcaattaaaattatcaatttacaaGTATgtctatttgtattttaattgataacttAATTATCTTCTATCTTTCTATACATaatctattgattttaatgtatcataatttattgtaagctcaactaaaaatattgtaatactaaaTCATAgattaagtacataatttaagtaatgatataaaacaaataattttagatatgaaatattttaaagaagttCATATACTTGTAATTCAGTAGTATTTTTAGGAGACCTCACAATCATTATATTTGGATTAAATAAGTTGCTACATGATACATAGTAGGTAATTGGTTGGGGAGAAGACTTGTAGCATTTGCATATTTGTTTTGCACAGTCACAAAAATAGCAGAGTACAAAACAAATACACTTCACGCTTTCACACAgctagttttgaaattttattttgcatataaatgcatattttgagtcatttttgtttttagggcatattttacatttttatatgcaatattatactttttgagacatatttaacttaaatcaatttttttcacactgacatttttatttcaaataatacagTTTGTCATTTGTTATTTATCGCAATAGCTTAATACCTTGATCATATAATTTGTAGGTGTTGTtgcttatttttctatttttgtaaaacaaatttaataataatatataaaaagatgttatgtt
This genomic stretch from Rhopalosiphum maidis isolate BTI-1 chromosome 3, ASM367621v3, whole genome shotgun sequence harbors:
- the LOC113557021 gene encoding cytochrome c oxidase subunit 7C, mitochondrial-like; translated protein: MLGSKAVQALRQFSTTAVRRGHAYEGPGHNLPFDVFSKYKFTLYTALFFSSGFGLPFLMVRYVRKRSG